The genomic interval CGTTATTTAGGAAGGAAACACTGAAGCCTACCCCCTGTGACGTCCTTAATCGTACCTTAAAATACTAGTTAAAATTGATGAAGTTGAAGAGATTTAAAATTTGCTTAGGTTTGAAAAGTGGCGTTTCCCAGTTTGCTTTTTGCCCACCTTGAGCTTCATGCTATCATGTTATTATCgcaatacatttaattatatgcCTAGAGCATATactatttattgaaaattactGATGCTTACTTCCGTTTAAGTTTCACAtgataaaaagaaaatcacCATAGCATTTGTCACCAAGTTGAAAACTAAGCGCCAACTATGAAGGTTCGTGGAGCAAGTTCTATAAGCCTTAGCTGCCCGACTAATCCCTTTTTCGTTATTGTAGATTGCCTTATTTTACAACGTGCTGTTCTGTCTAGGTGTCTGCTCTTTGGCTGCACCACAGTGGCCAGGAATTGGGTCTTCGGGTTACGGCTTTGCACCCTGGGCAGGATATGGAAACTACGGCTCATCAAGTGCCAGCGtcgcagccagcagcagcagcagtagcagcggcGGCTTCCTGGGCTATGGTACGCAAGGATATGGCTATGGCTGGCCAGGCTATGGCTACGGGTATGGCAACTACGGCGGAGGCTACCAGCAGCAGTACAATCAGTATCAGTACAGTGGGTACAATAACTACGGTTCTGGAAACGGTCTTGGCTATCCGTTCGGCTATGGCAGATAATTCAGTAAATAATTGGATATGCAtatgaatgtgaatgtttGCATATGTTAAGCTTTTAACTGCTGGAAATTTCAGTTTGGATTTtgtttgatttcttttttgttggactttgttttttcttctttggaGGTCAATAAAACGAAAATACCCAAGCATGTACGAGCATATGATGATTCATTTGATTCGCTTAGTGAAATAGAGCTCAATATAAATGAGCATGGCACAATCCCCAACCCGAAGAGGTGCTTTGGGTTGTATATGTTTCTAATTAAAGGAAGTATTTGTCTCTTAAAAATCGTTTCCTAGCATCACGTAGTGCTAATTTTCGAAAACTTGccaaattaaaactaattataTAGTCAagaaaaattatgcaaaaaacattatactcttcaataattttttaaattcatcaATTGACATGTTTGAAATCAAGTGGTGAACAAAATCTAGTCAAAAATTGAAGAACTACATCAGAACATAATTAGGCTTAGggcttttatatttgttattatataGTTCTTAAAAAGGTGCTTAACTCTTATGAAACAAAGCTAAGCTTTATCTAAAgagttttcatatatttattcaattttaaaaattgtactAATAACATGACATAACTCAGCTTATTTCATGACATATTAATAGTAACCgttgcaagggtataaaacctTAAATTAAGAACGCCTCTTTGGAACTGGAAATACTCTAAATGGGCCTGTTTCGGCTGACCATTCATAATTTTCAGCCGTTATTAGCACTTGCCAACAGATACGCTTGTTTCCATCAGTTGACTTTACACTGTTTTCATATAtgttccattttatttttttcttttttactcCTATTCATTATGAAAACCAGAAATTTTCAGGGTCAATTTGTGTGCATACAGCAAAGATGccaacatattaaataaaattcgaagttcacagcaacaacaacaacaatgaagaCAAACAAGATCTCGTCGCGAGGCGAGATTGCATAAGGGCGACAAAAAACGCGCAGAAAACGCGACAGCGACATAAAAACTGATCGCTCACCGCGCAGCAGCTTCAATTGCACAGAAATCGTGGTCCACGCAAGCGACATCAATCAGCTTAGAGAGATTTAGACTTGAAAGCTTACAAGACAACAAGtgaaacaactacaacaaaattAACGAGGCCATAACGTTAAATATTCAAacaattgaaatcaattaaaaaagtGTAACTTCGTGTAAAATGCAAATCATTGTGAGTAAAAACTTGCGTTCAAAACTAAATGTGTAAAAAATACTCATTATGTATAAtagcataaacaaaatgtggtCTTGTCCAATGTTAAATAACATAcaatttgtaaattgtttttgcgctttttaaattgttaatttgcaatccaacaaattttattttttaagaaatcattaaaaatgtaaatgggTGCTgtatagatacatatttttatttattttttaaatattattttcattttatctTAATTTCCTTAAAGCGTTCTTCACATCGGTTGCTCCTACTGCTGGGCATCTGCTTGGTGTGCCTGCTCCAAGGTGCCACAGCCGGTAAAGTAAAGCTCTTTGCATTTAAGGGTCCGCATGCCGGTTTTGTTGGATTGAAAGTACGAACTCCAAAGTTGCTAGGACTTAAGCATGGACTGGTGGGTCATACTGGCGGATTCGGTGGCGGCTTTGGTGGGGGCTTCGGTGGTTCAGTTGGCGTCGGCGGGGGCTTCGGCGGTGGCCACAGTAGTGGCTATGAGCACCACGAGGAATATCATCACGAGAGCCACTACAGCAGCGGGGGAAGCTATGGAGGTGGCAGTTTCGGAGGCGGCTTGTGGGGAAAATAACCCATATGTTCCTAAATATAGCCTAAGTTAGACTTTATACACATTATCTTTATAAGCATCATAATGATTGTTATGTTTATTACATCCTCTCCATTAGAAATATGTTTGTTATTCAGTTCTAAGCTCACTCTCATTTgcgtacaaaaataaaatgtataaattaaaCTGTGCATACTTAGTAATAATATGGTCGGTATCCTACAGTTTAATGttcattacaatttttaattgagaAAGAGTAAAGATTTTAAACCCATAAATTTAAAACCTTAAATTTACACCGCccttactctctctctttctatctttCTTTTTCTCTGCCTCTCTTTCGCACTTTCTTTACACCCACTCTCAAAGATAAAAAATAATGGTTAAAACTTATAAGCCTTAACACGCCTTTTACTCATAAAATAGATGGCGtgatatattttctatttatttcgTTTGAAACAAATGAACAATAGATGGCGGCTTAAAATAGCAACTcttgtaaaaaataaaatgacctCACCTTATAAGTTTCCGTAGTGTAGTGGTTATCACGTGTGCTTCACACGCACAAGGTCCCCGGTTCGAACCCGGGCGGGAACAATCAGATATTTTTcgatacaaaatatattttttcatttgttacaaactaaatatttgattttgtttttataaaatatttatacacattatattttaattatcatGTAACTAAAAGTAAATTTAGAACAAATGAATGTTCAtctaaataacaataaatttctTAATTGCTTGCTAACGTCTTCTGAAGCCTCCT from Drosophila virilis strain 15010-1051.87 chromosome 2, Dvir_AGI_RSII-ME, whole genome shotgun sequence carries:
- the LOC6629455 gene encoding glycine-rich protein; amino-acid sequence: MKIALFYNVLFCLGVCSLAAPQWPGIGSSGYGFAPWAGYGNYGSSSASVAASSSSSSSGGFLGYGTQGYGYGWPGYGYGYGNYGGGYQQQYNQYQYSGYNNYGSGNGLGYPFGYGR
- the LOC6629454 gene encoding eggshell protein 1, producing the protein MQIIRSSHRLLLLLGICLVCLLQGATAGKVKLFAFKGPHAGFVGLKVRTPKLLGLKHGLVGHTGGFGGGFGGGFGGSVGVGGGFGGGHSSGYEHHEEYHHESHYSSGGSYGGGSFGGGLWGK